The following proteins are encoded in a genomic region of Desulfonatronum thiodismutans:
- a CDS encoding RNHCP domain-containing protein → MRTSSDMRGRGGALPSPNAFLCGHCNRTVPGDAPGTQHRNHCPHCLWSLHVDLRTGDRRSGCHGRMEPVGVAVRYDGDWALLHRCQSCGLIRMNRIAGDDNPMALLSLAVRPLGKPPFPMDQLPRLIPGVEEVEP, encoded by the coding sequence ATGCGAACCAGTTCCGACATGCGCGGTCGGGGCGGCGCTTTGCCGTCTCCCAACGCCTTTCTTTGCGGTCACTGCAACCGCACCGTGCCCGGGGATGCTCCCGGCACCCAGCATCGAAATCATTGCCCCCACTGCCTCTGGAGTCTCCACGTCGACCTGCGCACCGGCGACCGGAGAAGCGGTTGTCACGGACGAATGGAACCCGTCGGCGTTGCCGTGCGCTATGATGGCGACTGGGCCTTGCTCCATCGCTGCCAATCCTGCGGGTTGATCCGCATGAACCGCATCGCCGGCGACGACAACCCCATGGCCCTGCTATCCTTGGCCGTGCGCCCCTTGGGCAAGCCTCCGTTCCCCATGGACCAATTGCCCCGACTGATACCCGGCGTCGAGGAGGTGGAGCCATGA
- a CDS encoding VOC family protein, protein MSDRFTTHGAFSWSELLTSDVEGAKKFYGDLLGWETEDMHMEGMDYTVVKAGGEEVGGIMAMPPQAPEGMPPHWGTYVTVTDVDDVARKAPELGGRVLLPPTDIPGVGRFSVLQDPQGAVLSVITYAPQGAGK, encoded by the coding sequence ATGAGCGACAGGTTTACGACCCATGGAGCGTTCAGCTGGAGCGAGTTGCTGACCAGCGACGTGGAGGGAGCCAAGAAGTTTTATGGGGATTTGCTTGGCTGGGAGACGGAGGACATGCACATGGAAGGCATGGACTACACCGTGGTCAAGGCTGGAGGCGAGGAAGTGGGCGGAATCATGGCCATGCCGCCTCAGGCGCCGGAGGGCATGCCGCCGCATTGGGGGACCTACGTTACGGTAACGGACGTGGACGACGTGGCCCGCAAAGCCCCGGAACTCGGAGGGCGGGTGCTTCTGCCGCCCACGGACATCCCCGGCGTGGGCCGGTTCAGCGTTCTTCAGGATCCGCAAGGGGCGGTGCTGTCCGTCATTACGTATGCCCCGCAAGGGGCTGGCAAATGA